A single window of Anaerocolumna chitinilytica DNA harbors:
- a CDS encoding DUF1836 domain-containing protein, translated as MFTLDEIRAYRCPRWKDWPAIDLYMDQVISLIEDSISLFYEDLPAKSVTSTMINNYVKQKIIVPSNNKKYQREHLAYLYVLFLLKPVLSLTDISNGISFMQNNQTNEETYNLFCDELEAALAMAFDVNEHPIERRPNDIIQTIALAFAYTLLARYYIASNKEK; from the coding sequence ATGTTTACATTGGATGAAATTCGTGCTTACCGCTGCCCAAGGTGGAAAGATTGGCCGGCCATCGATTTATATATGGATCAGGTAATCAGTCTGATAGAGGATAGTATATCCTTATTTTATGAAGATTTACCTGCAAAGTCGGTAACTTCTACTATGATAAATAACTATGTGAAGCAAAAAATAATAGTTCCCTCTAATAATAAAAAATATCAAAGGGAACATCTTGCTTATCTTTATGTGCTGTTTTTATTAAAGCCGGTACTTAGTCTGACAGATATCAGCAATGGTATCTCTTTCATGCAAAACAACCAGACAAATGAGGAAACTTATAATCTATTCTGCGACGAGCTGGAAGCGGCCCTTGCTATGGCTTTTGATGTGAATGAACATCCTATTGAGAGAAGGCCCAATGATATTATACAAACCATTGCATTGGCTTTTGCCTACACCCTGCTAGCAAGATATTACATTGCTTCCAATAAGGAAAAATAA
- a CDS encoding aldehyde dehydrogenase has protein sequence MKNIEMLLERQRSFFEKGNTRNIDFRIRQLLNLKKSIKNNEPQILEALKKDLNKSPFESYATEVGMVLEEINYLLKNIRRLAKTEKVRTPITQFPSVSRIYKEPYGSVLIMAPWNYPIQLSLSPLAGAIAAGNCVILKPSEYAPHSMSVLKKVVEEVFPEKFAAVIEGDMEVNKQLLQCKFDYIFFTGSVAVGKIIMAEAAKNLTPVTLELGGKSPCIVDETADIALAAKRIAWGKFLNAGQTCVAPDYILVHEKVKEVLILELKKQISKLYGNSPIQNEEFPKIINERHFNRLLSLIEKEKVLFGGKYNRELLKIEPTVLELDNAESIIMKDEIFGPLLPVMTFRSMKEVKNFVNNRPKPLALYLFTTSKVNEGYIMKNTSFGGGCVNDTIVHLATTSMGFGGVGESGMGSYHGNLSFSTFSHSKSVLKKSNILDIPLRYPPYKNKINLLRKIL, from the coding sequence ATGAAAAATATTGAAATGCTATTAGAAAGGCAGAGAAGCTTTTTTGAAAAGGGCAATACGAGAAATATTGATTTTCGTATCAGGCAATTACTTAATCTTAAGAAAAGCATTAAAAACAATGAGCCTCAGATATTGGAGGCACTTAAGAAAGACTTGAATAAATCTCCTTTTGAATCTTATGCAACAGAAGTCGGCATGGTGCTGGAAGAGATAAATTATCTGCTTAAGAATATCAGAAGGCTTGCAAAGACTGAGAAAGTGAGAACGCCCATTACTCAATTCCCTTCTGTCAGCAGAATATATAAAGAGCCCTATGGCAGCGTTCTTATTATGGCCCCTTGGAATTACCCCATTCAATTGTCACTATCACCTCTTGCAGGCGCTATAGCCGCAGGAAATTGCGTTATCCTTAAACCTTCAGAATATGCGCCTCATTCTATGTCAGTTTTAAAAAAAGTAGTGGAAGAAGTATTTCCGGAGAAGTTTGCGGCAGTAATAGAAGGTGATATGGAAGTGAACAAGCAGCTTTTACAGTGTAAATTCGATTATATCTTTTTTACCGGCAGTGTTGCTGTAGGTAAGATTATTATGGCAGAAGCTGCTAAAAATCTGACTCCGGTAACATTGGAACTTGGCGGAAAAAGTCCTTGTATTGTAGATGAAACAGCAGATATCGCTCTGGCAGCAAAAAGAATTGCCTGGGGCAAGTTTTTAAATGCGGGTCAGACCTGTGTAGCACCGGATTATATTCTCGTACATGAGAAAGTAAAAGAAGTTCTGATATTGGAATTAAAAAAACAGATCAGCAAACTTTATGGTAATTCTCCTATTCAAAATGAGGAATTTCCTAAGATTATTAATGAAAGACATTTTAACCGATTACTGTCATTGATAGAGAAAGAAAAGGTCTTATTTGGTGGGAAATATAATCGTGAGCTCCTAAAAATCGAACCCACGGTACTAGAACTAGATAATGCAGAGTCAATCATAATGAAAGATGAAATATTTGGACCTCTGCTTCCTGTTATGACCTTTCGAAGTATGAAGGAGGTTAAGAACTTTGTAAACAACAGGCCTAAGCCGCTTGCTCTATATCTTTTCACGACTTCAAAAGTGAATGAAGGATACATTATGAAAAATACTTCTTTTGGCGGAGGCTGTGTAAACGATACGATTGTTCATCTGGCAACAACTTCCATGGGGTTTGGTGGTGTCGGAGAAAGTGGTATGGGAAGTTATCACGGTAATTTAAGCTTTTCCACCTTTAGTCATAGCAAAAGTGTATTAAAAAAGAGTAATATATTGGATATTCCCTTGAGATATCCGCCCTATAAAAATAAAATAAACTTGTTAAGAAAGATTTTATAA
- a CDS encoding DnaJ domain-containing protein, which produces MMTDPYKALGVTPSASNDEIKRAYRELSRKYHPDSNVDNPLADLAAEKFKEVQQAYDQIMKEREGGYSNSSEGGYASGANTSYGRPEGAYGDSPRLNTVYEYLNSGRYREALNELDRIMPRTARWFYYSAIANNRTGNNYVALNHAREAVNLEPNNMEYRNLLNQMDWQGRRYDDTRRQNYGGYGSGCGSGNFCCDLCVADTLCECMGGDLCQCF; this is translated from the coding sequence ATGATGACAGATCCTTATAAAGCACTTGGTGTGACTCCCAGCGCTTCCAATGATGAAATAAAAAGAGCATATCGTGAACTGAGCAGAAAATATCACCCAGATTCTAATGTTGATAATCCTCTTGCTGACCTTGCAGCTGAAAAGTTTAAGGAAGTTCAGCAGGCCTATGACCAGATTATGAAGGAAAGAGAAGGCGGTTACAGTAATTCTTCCGAAGGAGGATACGCCTCTGGAGCAAATACCTCTTATGGCAGACCGGAAGGTGCTTATGGTGATTCTCCACGTTTAAATACCGTGTATGAATACTTAAACTCAGGACGATACCGAGAAGCTTTAAATGAACTTGACAGGATTATGCCCAGAACTGCCAGATGGTTTTACTACAGTGCGATAGCTAACAATAGAACAGGAAATAACTATGTGGCTCTGAATCATGCTAGAGAAGCGGTTAACTTGGAGCCAAATAACATGGAATACAGGAACTTGCTGAATCAGATGGATTGGCAGGGCAGGCGTTATGATGATACCAGAAGACAGAATTACGGCGGTTACGGAAGTGGCTGTGGAAGCGGTAACTTCTGCTGTGATTTATGTGTTGCTGATACCTTATGTGAATGTATGGGAGGAGATTTGTGTCAATGCTTCTAG
- a CDS encoding Na+/H+ antiporter: MEIFYCVLLMLGAILVSNLINRFIPSFSIPIIQILLGVVLSLIPSVYHFEFDTELFMILFLAPLLFFDGMQSDKKSLWDLKKPIVMLALGLVFFTVAVLGVLINAMIPAIPLAAAFALAAALAPTDAVAVSSLGKRIRIPEGIKHLMEGEALINDASGVVSFQFAVAAMVTGTFSLIEAGSRFLIIALGGVAVGIAMTALKYLFVKWVRTLGMENVTFHLLIGILTPFIIYMAAEECRVSGILAVVISGVIHSFEGRRLNPETATLNIASKSVWSTLTFALNGIVFLILGMQLPHIINTIWYNVSVSNLKTIGFILVITAAMMAIRFLWSYFTVAAPKQKRFKRIEFNKRRPQLRQLAVSEKPLGGELSRIKTSLIISMSGVRGSVTLASILSLPLVLSSGKVFPERDLIIFIAAGVILCSLVVANFVMPLLLKQDSKEDKGTEERAACLEIIQNVIKQINELTNDENRFQAARVTRNLLMRAEELRSKNYKKSNQKEERELRKEVFSWEEAYTKSLLHNKTIDETTALQYLELLNKICRKNEKKLKFSYIKMSRIIKGLGSRRKQGIVAVNYDINRGQMETLRRMNNEYVLERLYERKEKDDTIALNKLISEYERLEALVAARKRTDDYHQSIENTETVPTTSINDMEDLVHLSFQLERDGIQGMFEQGRISWETARKMRSDIALMELQLQQSSEAAVF, translated from the coding sequence ATGGAGATATTTTACTGTGTTCTTTTGATGTTAGGAGCGATATTAGTTTCAAATTTAATTAATCGTTTTATTCCTTCCTTTTCAATTCCAATTATACAGATTTTATTAGGTGTGGTGCTGTCCCTTATACCTTCTGTCTATCATTTTGAATTTGATACTGAGTTATTTATGATATTGTTTCTTGCTCCCTTGTTATTCTTTGATGGCATGCAGTCGGATAAGAAATCACTTTGGGATTTGAAAAAGCCTATTGTGATGCTGGCTTTAGGCCTTGTATTTTTTACAGTAGCTGTCCTTGGTGTATTGATAAATGCTATGATTCCGGCTATTCCGTTGGCAGCAGCATTTGCACTGGCAGCGGCCCTTGCACCTACCGATGCTGTCGCAGTCAGCTCTCTGGGAAAGAGAATAAGGATACCGGAAGGCATCAAGCATCTAATGGAAGGGGAAGCTTTAATTAATGATGCTTCCGGTGTAGTCAGCTTTCAGTTTGCTGTAGCGGCTATGGTTACCGGTACCTTTTCTTTGATAGAGGCAGGAAGCCGGTTCCTGATTATTGCTTTAGGCGGTGTGGCTGTCGGAATTGCAATGACAGCACTGAAATATTTGTTTGTTAAATGGGTACGTACACTAGGAATGGAGAACGTTACCTTTCATTTACTTATTGGAATATTAACACCTTTTATAATATATATGGCAGCGGAGGAATGCAGAGTAAGCGGTATCCTGGCAGTTGTTATTTCCGGCGTTATCCATTCCTTTGAAGGCAGGAGACTAAATCCAGAGACAGCCACATTAAATATTGCATCAAAAAGTGTGTGGTCAACCTTAACCTTCGCCTTAAACGGGATAGTATTTCTTATTCTAGGTATGCAGCTTCCACATATTATTAATACCATTTGGTATAATGTATCTGTCAGTAATCTAAAAACTATTGGTTTTATTCTTGTCATTACAGCTGCAATGATGGCAATACGCTTTCTATGGTCGTATTTCACAGTTGCCGCACCAAAGCAAAAGAGATTTAAAAGGATAGAGTTCAATAAACGAAGACCCCAATTGAGACAGCTGGCTGTTTCTGAAAAACCCTTAGGTGGTGAGCTTAGCCGTATTAAAACAAGTCTCATTATTAGTATGTCAGGAGTGAGGGGAAGTGTAACACTGGCGTCTATACTTTCTCTGCCGCTGGTGTTAAGCTCTGGAAAAGTATTTCCTGAAAGGGACCTTATAATATTTATAGCGGCTGGAGTTATTCTCTGCTCCCTGGTGGTTGCTAATTTTGTCATGCCTCTTTTATTAAAGCAGGATAGTAAGGAGGATAAAGGAACCGAAGAGAGAGCGGCTTGTCTTGAGATTATACAGAATGTGATCAAACAGATAAACGAACTTACAAATGATGAAAATAGATTCCAGGCTGCAAGAGTTACAAGAAATCTGTTAATGAGAGCAGAGGAGCTAAGAAGTAAGAATTACAAGAAATCCAACCAAAAAGAAGAACGTGAATTAAGAAAAGAAGTTTTCAGCTGGGAAGAAGCTTATACGAAATCGTTGCTCCATAATAAAACCATTGATGAAACGACCGCACTTCAATATCTGGAGCTGTTAAACAAAATCTGTAGAAAAAATGAGAAGAAATTGAAGTTTTCCTATATTAAAATGAGCAGGATAATCAAGGGTCTGGGAAGCAGAAGAAAGCAAGGAATAGTAGCTGTGAATTATGATATCAACCGCGGACAGATGGAAACTCTCAGACGGATGAATAATGAATATGTTCTTGAAAGGCTGTATGAAAGAAAAGAGAAGGATGACACCATAGCACTCAATAAGCTGATTTCAGAATATGAGAGACTGGAAGCACTGGTAGCGGCAAGAAAAAGGACGGATGATTACCATCAGAGCATAGAGAATACGGAAACTGTACCAACTACAAGTATAAATGACATGGAGGACTTGGTGCATTTAAGCTTTCAATTGGAAAGGGATGGAATTCAGGGTATGTTTGAACAAGGGCGGATATCCTGGGAAACTGCCAGGAAGATGAGAAGTGATATTGCATTGATGGAGCTGCAGTTACAGCAATCCAGCGAAGCGGCAGTATTTTGA
- a CDS encoding aldo/keto reductase → MQYRINPKNGDKISVLAFGCMRFKRDEKETERQIVKAIELGINYFDTAYIYPGSEATLGRILSKGHREKVKLATKLPPYLVKKKEDFDKIFNTQLERLKTDYIDYYLIHMLTNLDVWQRMVSLGILDWIKEKKEKGQIKNIGFSYHGGSQEFIKIIDAYDWEFCMLQYNYYDEYNQAGKSGLEYAAEKGLPIMIMEPLRGGKLVNLPKEALSVFEESPVKHTPAEWSFRWLWNHPQVLTVLSGMNSQEMLAANVASADEAQIDVLTSEEFDLYKRVKDVLNKSFLVPCTGCGYCIPCPQGVDIPLCFSSYNETATNGKISARFNYIVRTTGHNAGKCVNCGLCEKHCPQSIAIRKELKNTASALESFPYKPLSGFIKRFMKL, encoded by the coding sequence ATGCAATACAGAATAAACCCTAAAAACGGTGATAAGATTTCAGTACTGGCTTTTGGCTGTATGCGTTTTAAAAGAGATGAAAAAGAAACAGAAAGGCAGATTGTAAAGGCCATCGAGCTTGGAATCAACTATTTTGATACTGCTTATATATATCCCGGCAGCGAAGCTACTCTTGGCCGTATACTCTCAAAAGGGCACCGTGAGAAAGTTAAGCTTGCAACAAAGCTGCCTCCTTATTTGGTTAAGAAAAAGGAAGATTTTGATAAGATATTCAATACACAGTTAGAACGGCTTAAAACCGATTATATTGATTATTATCTTATACATATGCTTACCAATTTGGATGTATGGCAGAGAATGGTCAGCCTTGGAATATTAGATTGGATTAAAGAAAAGAAGGAAAAAGGACAGATTAAGAATATTGGGTTCTCCTATCACGGCGGCAGTCAGGAATTCATTAAAATTATTGATGCCTACGACTGGGAATTCTGTATGCTTCAGTATAATTATTATGACGAATACAATCAAGCCGGAAAAAGCGGTTTAGAGTATGCGGCGGAGAAAGGACTTCCTATCATGATTATGGAACCTTTACGCGGCGGAAAACTTGTTAATCTGCCGAAGGAAGCACTCTCTGTTTTTGAAGAAAGTCCGGTAAAGCATACTCCCGCAGAGTGGTCCTTCCGATGGCTGTGGAACCACCCGCAAGTTCTTACCGTACTCTCAGGTATGAATTCACAGGAAATGCTCGCCGCAAATGTCGCTTCTGCTGATGAAGCACAGATAGATGTTCTTACCTCTGAAGAGTTTGATTTGTATAAGCGTGTAAAAGATGTACTAAATAAATCTTTCCTGGTTCCCTGTACAGGTTGTGGATACTGTATTCCATGTCCTCAAGGAGTGGATATCCCTCTTTGTTTCAGCAGTTATAATGAAACAGCTACCAACGGTAAAATATCTGCCCGCTTTAATTATATTGTCCGTACTACCGGTCACAATGCAGGCAAATGTGTTAACTGCGGATTATGTGAGAAACACTGTCCTCAAAGTATAGCTATCCGTAAAGAACTTAAAAATACGGCATCTGCTTTAGAAAGCTTTCCCTATAAACCTTTATCAGGTTTTATAAAACGTTTTATGAAACTTTAA
- a CDS encoding Nramp family divalent metal transporter, whose translation MKLKNILNTKGHQPSFGLRELLGYIGPGLLVTVGFIDPGNWASNIAAGSEYGYKLLWMVTLATIMLILLQHNVAHLGIVTGDCLSEAANKHLKPWLSKIILTTGLLAAISTAMAEILGGAIALNLLFKVPIKLGSVIIFVVIVVFLFTNTYKKLEKVIMGFVSIIGISFLYELSVVHVSWHEAVSGWTTIQFPMGSLPIIMSVLGAVVMPHNLFLHSEVIQSRQWNLEDDAVIARQLKYEFLDTLFSMIIGWAINSAMIILAATTFFTQHVKVNELGQAQQMLVPLVGSFAAVIFGVALLFAGISSTMTAGMAAGTIFAGMFGEPYDIKDRHTKIGVVGILAIATLIIFFIKDPFQGLVYSQMLLSVQLPITVFLQIYLTSSKKVMGKYKNSLLSNIVLWSIAIVLTILNIMLFASYLG comes from the coding sequence ATGAAGCTTAAGAATATATTAAATACCAAAGGTCATCAACCTTCCTTTGGCTTAAGAGAATTATTAGGGTATATCGGCCCTGGACTTTTAGTAACGGTTGGGTTTATTGATCCCGGCAATTGGGCATCAAACATAGCGGCAGGATCTGAATACGGATATAAGCTCTTATGGATGGTTACACTTGCAACCATCATGCTGATACTGCTGCAGCATAATGTTGCCCACCTTGGAATAGTAACAGGAGATTGTCTTTCGGAAGCAGCAAACAAGCATTTAAAACCTTGGTTATCTAAAATAATTCTTACTACAGGCCTTTTGGCAGCGATATCTACGGCTATGGCAGAGATTCTAGGTGGTGCAATTGCGCTGAATCTGCTGTTTAAGGTGCCAATAAAATTAGGCTCAGTCATAATATTTGTAGTAATTGTAGTATTTCTATTTACCAATACATATAAGAAGCTGGAAAAAGTTATAATGGGTTTTGTGTCCATAATAGGTATTTCTTTTCTCTATGAGCTTAGTGTTGTTCACGTTAGCTGGCACGAAGCGGTATCTGGCTGGACAACAATTCAGTTCCCCATGGGATCCCTGCCCATTATTATGTCAGTTTTAGGTGCAGTTGTAATGCCTCATAATCTATTCCTGCATTCAGAAGTAATACAGAGTCGTCAGTGGAATCTGGAAGATGATGCAGTTATTGCAAGACAGTTAAAATATGAATTTCTGGATACGCTGTTTTCCATGATTATAGGTTGGGCTATAAATAGCGCAATGATTATATTGGCTGCTACTACTTTCTTTACACAGCATGTAAAGGTTAACGAGTTAGGGCAGGCACAACAGATGCTGGTTCCATTGGTTGGCAGCTTTGCAGCTGTTATCTTTGGTGTGGCATTGCTCTTTGCAGGAATTTCCTCTACTATGACAGCTGGGATGGCAGCGGGAACTATCTTTGCAGGGATGTTTGGTGAGCCTTATGATATTAAAGACAGGCATACAAAGATCGGTGTAGTTGGAATACTGGCTATTGCAACTTTGATCATATTCTTTATAAAAGACCCTTTTCAGGGATTGGTGTACAGCCAGATGCTTCTTAGTGTGCAGCTTCCGATAACCGTATTTTTGCAGATCTACTTAACGTCTTCTAAAAAGGTTATGGGTAAATATAAGAACAGCCTGTTAAGTAATATTGTTCTTTGGTCAATCGCAATTGTACTGACTATTTTGAATATTATGCTGTTCGCAAGTTATTTAGGCTGA
- a CDS encoding methyl-accepting chemotaxis protein, with translation MPNLKKKPCSEMGEILEYVENMMTGVQTASPKSNHPFHQQAIDHFNKLFTNEEKMSVAVKNIMDFASSISTFDVGMTYISDQLNNFSIELGNLSESNLAIVEETTATMNNVSDTIDNTADSLQQLSSDSKALASRNAQSKELLGQVSNLKENVVSDTHDMAGKIDQLLQLTSEIGKIVDSVQTIANQTNLLALNAAIEAARAGEHGKGFSVVAEEVRKLADDTKHNLDDMRVFVENIHSAATEGKSSLTRALTSTGQMSDKIDLVSDTMADNINMLEGVVDTVESINDSMQGIKVASIEINRAMEASSEDAEKLNTMTLNIKKDASESVFYAKSISNIDDKLSTLAANLYSGLKGSRHSITNDEICDILEKAVNAHKEWIGKLQYMADTMTLQPLQTNPSKCTFGHYYKTLNLNHPSIQKEWEAIGKLHHEFHLKGDIMIQAIKDKDTEKSKRVLEEAHNLSSELIELIENLIETTKVSTKNNIMLSF, from the coding sequence ATGCCAAATTTAAAAAAGAAACCATGCTCTGAAATGGGCGAAATTCTTGAATATGTTGAAAATATGATGACCGGAGTACAGACAGCTTCCCCTAAAAGTAATCATCCTTTCCATCAACAGGCAATAGATCATTTTAACAAACTTTTTACCAATGAGGAGAAAATGTCTGTAGCAGTTAAAAATATTATGGATTTTGCATCCTCAATCAGTACCTTTGATGTGGGAATGACTTACATATCAGATCAGCTTAACAATTTTTCAATTGAACTAGGAAATTTAAGCGAATCAAATCTTGCAATTGTTGAAGAAACAACTGCTACGATGAACAATGTCTCTGACACCATTGATAATACAGCTGATTCCTTACAGCAACTATCCTCTGACTCAAAAGCATTAGCCTCCCGCAACGCACAGAGCAAAGAATTGCTGGGTCAGGTAAGCAATTTAAAGGAGAATGTTGTGAGCGACACACATGACATGGCCGGAAAAATCGACCAACTACTGCAGCTCACCAGTGAAATCGGTAAAATTGTAGATAGTGTACAGACAATAGCAAACCAGACGAACCTGCTTGCTCTGAACGCTGCAATTGAGGCTGCCAGAGCAGGTGAACATGGCAAAGGTTTCTCTGTGGTAGCAGAAGAAGTACGAAAGCTGGCGGATGACACGAAGCATAACCTTGATGATATGCGCGTGTTTGTTGAAAATATACATTCTGCAGCCACTGAGGGTAAGAGCAGTCTAACAAGAGCTCTGACTTCAACCGGTCAGATGAGCGACAAGATCGACCTCGTATCGGATACAATGGCTGATAATATCAATATGCTGGAAGGTGTCGTGGATACCGTAGAATCCATCAACGATTCCATGCAGGGTATAAAAGTCGCTTCCATAGAGATTAACCGCGCCATGGAAGCCTCCAGTGAGGATGCCGAGAAACTTAATACCATGACTTTAAATATAAAAAAGGATGCCTCTGAAAGTGTATTCTATGCCAAAAGCATCTCCAATATCGACGATAAATTATCAACTCTCGCAGCTAATCTCTATAGCGGTTTAAAAGGAAGCAGACATTCCATTACCAATGACGAGATATGCGATATTCTTGAGAAAGCGGTGAACGCACATAAAGAATGGATTGGAAAACTCCAGTACATGGCAGATACAATGACTTTACAACCCCTTCAGACCAATCCCAGCAAATGTACCTTCGGCCATTACTATAAAACACTGAATCTGAATCATCCATCCATTCAGAAAGAATGGGAAGCTATTGGAAAGCTCCATCACGAATTCCACTTAAAGGGTGACATTATGATTCAAGCCATTAAGGATAAAGATACTGAAAAATCCAAAAGGGTTCTAGAAGAAGCTCATAATCTCTCCTCGGAACTAATTGAATTAATAGAGAATTTAATTGAAACTACAAAGGTTTCAACGAAGAATAATATAATGCTATCCTTTTAG
- a CDS encoding serine hydrolase domain-containing protein — protein sequence MLNNADILNIKNAIRTAIEKNEIPGANLLVFKNGKEVFYHEDGLASREEELPIRRDTIFRLFSMSKPVTAAAAMILVERGMLDLYEPVGKYLESFRDQLVDENGTLVPVNREMRIKDLLNMTSGLLYGGEDKAGKATTEVYKEVTEKLLTENALTTVEFANKLGGCPLAFHPGSSWAYGTSADVLAAVIEVVSGIKYSEFLKKEIFEPLGMKDTAFYVPKEKRDRLANTYRADDKGGLTLYTANNLGIIQSMDREPAYEAGGAGLVSTIDDYSKFSLMLMNGGSYEGVTILHPKTVAYMTTKVLNKRQQKGMESWLELEGHSYGNLMRVLVDTTKAGTIGSLHEYGWDGWLGCYFSNCPTDNLNFLFMTQKTDAGTMEITRKLRNIIISSCAEE from the coding sequence ATGCTTAATAACGCTGATATTCTAAATATTAAAAATGCTATTCGCACAGCTATTGAAAAGAACGAGATACCCGGTGCCAACTTGCTTGTTTTTAAAAACGGGAAAGAAGTATTTTATCATGAGGATGGTTTAGCCTCAAGGGAAGAAGAGCTTCCGATCAGGAGAGACACAATATTTAGATTGTTCTCTATGTCAAAGCCGGTTACAGCAGCTGCTGCCATGATTCTAGTAGAAAGAGGAATGTTAGATCTGTATGAACCTGTTGGTAAATATCTGGAGAGTTTTCGTGACCAATTAGTGGATGAGAATGGAACACTGGTTCCCGTAAACAGAGAGATGAGAATAAAAGATTTACTGAATATGACATCAGGACTATTATATGGCGGTGAGGACAAAGCCGGTAAGGCAACTACAGAGGTCTATAAGGAAGTCACTGAGAAACTTCTCACGGAAAATGCCTTAACCACTGTTGAGTTTGCCAACAAACTGGGAGGCTGTCCGCTGGCGTTTCATCCGGGCTCGTCTTGGGCCTATGGCACCAGTGCAGACGTACTGGCTGCTGTGATTGAAGTGGTTAGCGGCATAAAATACAGTGAGTTCCTGAAGAAAGAAATATTTGAACCGCTGGGAATGAAGGACACAGCCTTTTATGTTCCGAAAGAAAAGAGAGACCGCTTAGCAAATACCTATCGTGCTGATGATAAAGGTGGTTTAACTCTATATACTGCTAATAACCTTGGAATCATTCAAAGCATGGACAGAGAACCGGCATATGAGGCTGGAGGAGCCGGATTAGTTTCCACCATTGATGACTATTCCAAATTCTCACTTATGCTTATGAACGGCGGAAGCTATGAAGGAGTTACCATACTTCATCCCAAAACAGTTGCATATATGACCACTAAAGTATTAAATAAAAGACAGCAAAAGGGTATGGAGTCATGGCTGGAGTTAGAGGGACATAGTTATGGAAACCTTATGAGAGTATTAGTTGATACGACAAAAGCTGGAACTATCGGCAGCCTTCATGAATATGGTTGGGATGGCTGGCTTGGCTGTTATTTTTCTAATTGCCCTACGGACAATTTGAACTTTCTTTTCATGACGCAGAAAACAGATGCAGGTACCATGGAAATCACCAGGAAGTTAAGAAACATAATCATCAGCAGCTGCGCTGAGGAATAA